One Hippoglossus hippoglossus isolate fHipHip1 chromosome 13, fHipHip1.pri, whole genome shotgun sequence genomic window carries:
- the gpr184 gene encoding G protein-coupled receptor 184, translating to MNATQSPGVCVKIGASPISDLLMSVYILVFIFGLVFNVLTLGPIWQQVRRQNILGIFLLNLSLSDLLFLFTMPLWINYYHMDHNWKLGVMSCSVAGFFYYSNMYISIFLLCCISVDRCIVVTYPLRSKTHRTSRYAWVMCFVVYAVVVVMHIMVLIHDNLKDAHDDKNSHDRCYETYPMETPIAVFNLIRVAVGFLLPLLVLAVSYWKVLATVGQSPGLSAQAKRKVRMLSFGVIGIFSICFAPYHILLLARSLAYFYSEDTNPKGSYCQFEQNMHFFFSCTLALSSLNCVVDPVLYALVSNGIREEVKLCCRRHRKTRAEGCTLASYSRGKTTNTNLI from the coding sequence ATGAACGCCACACAATCCCCTGGAGTGTGTGTTAAAATTGGAGCGAGCCCCATCAGTGACCTCCTGATGTCCGTTTACATCCTGGTTTTTATATTCGGTTTGGTCTTCAACGTGCTGACTCTGGGCCCCATTTGGCAACAAGTTCGGCGGCAAAACATTTTGGGCATCTTCCTGCTCAACCTGTCCCTCTCCGACCTGCTTTTCCTCTTCACTATGCCCCTGTGGATCAACTATTACCACATGGACCACAACTGGAAGCTGGGCGTTATGTCTTGCAGCGTAGCGGGCTTCTTCTACTACTCCAACATGTACATAAGCatcttcctgctctgctgcatctCCGTGGATCGTTGCATTGTGGTCACGTATCCGCTCCGCTCCAAGACCCATCGCACGTCTCGCTACGCCTGGGTGATGTGTTTCGTTGTTTATGCTGTAGTGGTGGTGATGCACATCATGGTGCTGATCCATGACAACCTCAAAGATGCCCACGATGACAAGAACAGCCATGACCGTTGTTATGAGACTTACCCCATGGAGACGCCCATTGCTGTGTTCAACCTGATCAGAGTGGCCGTTGGCTTCCTGCTGCCCCTGCTGGTGCTGGCGGTGAGCTACTGGAAGGTGCTGGCTACTGTGGGCCAGAGTCCAGGCCTGAGTGCCCAGGCCAAGAGGAAGGTCCGCATGCTGTCCTTCGGGGTGATTGGGATCTTCTCGATTTGCTTTGCTCCATATCACATTCTCCTGCTCGCACGTTCGCTAGCCTACTTTTACAGTGAAGACACAAATCCCAAAGGAAGCTATTGCCAGTTTGAGCAAAACATGCACTTCTTCTTCTCGTGCACGCTGGCGCTGTCCAGTCTGAACTGCGTGGTGGACCCCGTGCTGTACGCGCTGGTCAGTAACGGGATCCGGGAGGAGGTGAAACTGTGCTGCAGGAGGCACAGAAAGACACGGGCGGAGGGTTGTACTTTAGCTTCATACAGCAGAGGAAAGACAACTAATACTAATTTAATATAA
- the si:dkey-202l22.3 gene encoding 7 transmembrane receptor domain-containing protein, which produces MDIFMDFSVTSNISHETGQEGSKSQGLNRSDPLDSFVGMELLLRFKPLFLPLYCLVVAVAGVGNSILLACILADKKLHNATNIFIGNLAAGDLLMCLSCVPLTVSYAFDSHGWAFGRPLCHLVPLLQCATVFASVLSLTAIAVDRYVVVAHPVRKRISVWGCGAVTLGVWLLSLALAAPPSLYTRYVDLRPSGIDLVVCEEFWPNSGNLRLLYSCFILIASYMIPLLSVSMSYCAITVSLKRYSIPGEPSNSQQRWSQRRKKTFYLLVASVLAFALCWLPLQVLNLLLDLDPDFHFIGKRYINVLQVCCHLVAMSSACYNPFIYASLHSKVRMHLKGYLCPCRKRQSAVLETATSRS; this is translated from the exons ATGGATATTTTCATGGATTTCAGTGTGACCAGTAACATCAGCCACGAAACAGGACAAGAAGGCAGCAAAAGCCAAGGACTCAACCGCAGCGACCCCCTGGACAGTTTCGTGGGCATGGAGCTTCTTCTGCGTTTCAAACCCCTCTTCTTACCTCTCTACTGCCTCGTAGTGGCCGTGGCCGGGGTGGGAAACTCCATCCTGTTGGCTTGCATCCTGGCTGACAAGAAACTCCACAATGCCACAAACATTTTCATCGGAAACTTGGCTGCAGGCGACCTGCTGATGTGTTTGAGCTGCGTTCCTCTGACGGTGTCTTACGCCTTCGACAGCCATGGCTGGGCCTTTGGGAGGCCCCTGTGCCACCTGGTCCCCTTGCTGCAATGTGCCACGGTGTTCGCCTCAGTGCTTTCACTCACTGCCATCGCCGTGGACCGCTATGTTGTTGTAG CTCACCCAGTTCGGAAGAGGATTTCTGTGTGGGGCTGTGGTGCAGTGACTCTGGGTGTATGGCTCTTATCTCTGGCTCTGGCcgcacctccctctctctatacTCGCTATGTGGACCTGCGGCCGAGTGGTATCGACTTGGTGGTTTGTGAAGAATTCTGGCCAAATAGTGGCAATCTGCGGCTGCTTTATTCCTGCTTCATCCTCATAGCCTCCTATATGATCCCCCTGCTGTCCGTCAGCATGTCCTACTGTGCCATCACTGTCAGCCTAAAGCGCTATTCAATACCCGGGGAGCCATCCAACAGTCAGCAGCGCTGGAGccaaaggaggaagaagacctTCTATCTTCTGGTGGCCTCAGTTCTGGCCTTCGCCCTGTGTTGGCTACCACTGCAG GTCCTGAACCTGTTGCTGGACCTGGACCCGGACTTCCACTTCATAGGGAAGCGCTACATTAATGTCTTACAGGTCTGCTGCCATTTAGTAGCTATGAGCTCTGCGTGCTACAACCCGTTCATCTACGCTTCACTGCACAGCAAAGTCCGCATGCACCTGAAAGGCTACCTCTGTCCTTGCCGCAAGCGTCAGAGCGCAGTGCTGGAGACGGCGACATCAAGGAGCTGA